From Acidimicrobiales bacterium, one genomic window encodes:
- the cofE gene encoding coenzyme F420-0:L-glutamate ligase — protein sequence MTSLEIIPITGIGEVRPGDDLADLIIAADTEVLDGDCLVITQKVVSKAENRLVDIDPDDPLSHKPLVERESVRVLRRRGELIISQTHHGFVCANAGIDLSNVERGQAALLPVDSDRSARGIKDRLKARAGLDVAIIVSDTFGRPWRRGVTDVAIGCAGIGAIVDLRGTTDALGRELMVTEVGVVDEIASAADLVMGKAEGIAVAIVRGLPPEWFRPGSVVDEIVRDPADDLFR from the coding sequence ATGACATCGCTCGAGATCATCCCGATCACCGGCATCGGCGAGGTGCGCCCCGGCGACGACCTCGCCGATCTGATCATCGCGGCCGACACCGAGGTGCTCGACGGCGACTGCCTGGTGATCACCCAGAAGGTCGTCTCGAAGGCCGAGAACCGGCTGGTCGACATCGACCCCGACGATCCGCTGTCGCACAAGCCTCTCGTCGAACGCGAATCGGTACGCGTGCTGCGCCGCCGGGGCGAGCTCATCATCTCCCAGACCCACCATGGCTTCGTCTGCGCCAACGCCGGGATCGACCTGTCCAACGTCGAGCGTGGTCAGGCGGCGCTCCTGCCCGTCGACAGCGACCGCTCGGCCCGAGGGATCAAGGACCGCCTCAAGGCCCGAGCCGGACTCGACGTGGCGATCATCGTCAGCGACACCTTCGGTCGCCCCTGGCGCCGTGGGGTCACCGACGTGGCGATCGGCTGCGCCGGCATCGGCGCGATCGTCGATCTGCGCGGCACCACCGACGCCCTCGGGCGCGAGCTCATGGTCACCGAGGTCGGCGTGGTCGACGAGATCGCATCGGCCGCTGATCTCGTCATGGGCAAGGCGGAGGGCATCGCCGTCGCGATCGTCCGAGGACTTCCGCCCGAGTGGTTCCGGCCCGGAAGTGTCGTCGACGAGATCGTCCGCGATCCGGCCGACGACCTCTTCCGGTAG
- the cofD gene encoding 2-phospho-L-lactate transferase: MHTVLAGGVGAARYLRGALEAFEPSEVIAIVNVGDDVTMHGLRISPDLDTCTYTLAGAIDPERGWGLVDESWQAMAELGRYGGPNWFGLGDRDLGTHLYRTGRLAAGVSLTEVTREITEAWGLRCRLLPVTDDPMETRVTLADGTEIGFQEYFVRLQHDVEVRSVRFAGADDAVPTAEALRAITDAATLVIAPSNPIVSIGPVLAVPGVADAVTARRSHNVAVSPIIGGKALKGPADRMLRELGEEATVVGVARRYRDLAATLVIDEVDAHLVDEIEDVGMRAIAMPTIMSEPGVAAALARACHEAGATP; encoded by the coding sequence ATGCACACCGTGCTGGCCGGCGGCGTCGGAGCCGCCCGGTATCTCCGTGGTGCGCTGGAGGCCTTCGAGCCGTCGGAGGTAATTGCGATCGTCAACGTCGGTGACGACGTGACGATGCACGGGCTTCGGATCTCGCCCGATCTCGACACCTGCACCTACACCCTCGCGGGGGCCATCGATCCGGAACGGGGCTGGGGCCTCGTCGACGAGTCGTGGCAGGCGATGGCCGAGCTCGGCCGCTACGGCGGCCCGAACTGGTTCGGTCTCGGCGACCGCGACCTCGGAACCCACCTGTACCGCACCGGACGACTCGCCGCGGGTGTGTCGCTCACCGAGGTCACCCGGGAGATCACCGAGGCATGGGGGCTCCGGTGCCGTCTGCTGCCCGTCACCGACGACCCCATGGAGACCCGGGTCACGCTGGCCGATGGCACGGAGATCGGTTTCCAGGAGTACTTCGTGCGCCTCCAACACGATGTCGAGGTTCGGTCCGTGCGGTTCGCGGGGGCCGACGATGCCGTCCCGACGGCCGAGGCCCTCCGGGCCATCACCGACGCGGCGACGCTGGTCATCGCGCCGAGCAACCCGATCGTCTCGATCGGTCCGGTGCTCGCCGTCCCGGGAGTCGCCGACGCGGTCACGGCCCGCCGATCCCACAATGTCGCGGTGTCGCCGATCATCGGCGGCAAGGCGCTCAAGGGACCGGCCGACCGGATGCTGCGCGAGCTCGGCGAGGAGGCGACCGTCGTAGGCGTCGCTCGCCGCTATCGAGACCTCGCGGCCACGCTCGTGATCGACGAGGTCGACGCCCACCTCGTCGACGAGATCGAAGACGTCGGCATGCGCGCCATCGCCATGCCGACGATCATGTCCGAGCCCGGCGTCGCCGCGGCCCTCGCCCGCGCGTGCCACGAGGCAGGAGCAACCCCATGA
- a CDS encoding NDP-sugar synthase, with product MKAVVLVGGFGTRLRPLTLTTPKQMLPVIDRPMLEHVIRGLGRHGVDEVTLSLGYKEDVFREAYPDATCAGVAVRYAVEPEPLDTAGAVRFAAQAARIDETFIVVNGDVFTDLDVGALWARHHEVGAEGTIALTPVDDPSRYGVVPTDDAGRVLGFVEKPPPGEAPTNWINAGTYVLEPSVLERIAPDRRVSIERETFPAIVADGGLWAVQSEAYWVDAGTPLTYLQVQMDLLDGVRGEKVRGVAAGASVAAGATVEHSVVMDGASIADGAVVRNAVVSTGAAVGADAVIDGSIIGPRAVVGERAEITGLSMIGADVTVDAGATLTGARVPESD from the coding sequence ATGAAGGCAGTCGTACTCGTCGGTGGTTTCGGCACCCGCCTGCGCCCACTCACCCTCACCACACCCAAGCAGATGCTGCCGGTCATCGACCGGCCGATGCTCGAGCACGTGATCCGAGGCCTGGGTCGCCACGGCGTCGACGAGGTCACGCTGTCGCTCGGGTACAAAGAAGACGTGTTCCGCGAGGCGTATCCCGACGCGACGTGCGCTGGCGTCGCCGTGCGCTACGCCGTCGAGCCGGAACCGCTCGACACAGCCGGTGCCGTGCGGTTCGCGGCGCAGGCAGCCAGGATCGACGAGACGTTCATCGTCGTCAACGGCGACGTCTTCACCGACCTCGATGTCGGCGCGCTGTGGGCCCGTCATCACGAGGTCGGCGCGGAGGGCACCATCGCCCTGACCCCGGTCGACGATCCGTCGCGCTATGGCGTGGTGCCGACCGACGACGCGGGCCGGGTTCTCGGCTTCGTCGAGAAGCCGCCTCCCGGTGAGGCGCCGACCAATTGGATCAACGCGGGGACCTATGTGCTCGAGCCGAGTGTGCTCGAACGGATCGCCCCCGACCGCCGGGTGTCGATCGAACGCGAGACCTTCCCGGCCATCGTCGCCGACGGCGGCCTCTGGGCGGTGCAGTCCGAGGCCTACTGGGTCGACGCGGGCACACCGCTGACCTACCTGCAGGTCCAGATGGACCTCCTCGACGGGGTGCGCGGCGAGAAGGTCCGCGGGGTCGCGGCCGGTGCGTCCGTGGCGGCCGGGGCGACGGTCGAGCACTCGGTGGTCATGGACGGCGCATCGATCGCCGACGGCGCCGTCGTGCGCAACGCGGTGGTGTCGACCGGTGCCGCGGTCGGCGCCGACGCCGTGATCGACGGATCGATCATCGGTCCCCGGGCGGTGGTGGGCGAGCGGGCGGAGATCACCGGCCTGTCGATGATCGGCGCCGACGTCACCGTCGATGCCGGTGCCACCCTCACCGGCGCAAGGGTGCCGGAGAGCGACTGA
- the gmd gene encoding GDP-mannose 4,6-dehydratase: MAKRALITGITGQDGSYLAEFLLEKEYEVIGMVRRSSTVNFERIAHIQDRIRFVPGDLLDEVSMIEILRTYRPVEVYNLAAQSFVQTSFGQPVLTGETTALGVTRLLDAIRLVDPEIRFYQASSSEMFGKVQEVPQTESTPFHPRSPYGVAKVYGHWITVNYRESYGLHGTSGILFNHESPRRGMEFVTRKISHAVAQIKLGRIDELRLGNLDAKRDWGFAGDYVDAMWRMLQRDTPEDYVICTGETHSVREFCELAFSHVDLNWEDHVVIDETFMRPAEVDLLVGDASKAADELGWVPETSFADLVRMMVDADLDLLEGRLRGLA; encoded by the coding sequence GTGGCCAAGCGCGCACTCATCACCGGCATCACCGGACAGGACGGCTCCTATCTCGCGGAGTTCCTGCTCGAAAAGGAGTACGAGGTGATCGGCATGGTTCGCCGATCGAGCACCGTCAACTTCGAACGGATCGCCCACATCCAGGACCGGATCCGGTTCGTTCCCGGCGACCTGCTCGACGAGGTCTCGATGATCGAGATTCTGCGGACGTACCGGCCGGTGGAGGTCTACAACCTCGCCGCCCAGTCGTTCGTGCAGACATCGTTCGGTCAGCCGGTCCTGACGGGCGAGACCACCGCGCTCGGCGTGACCCGGCTCCTCGACGCCATCCGCCTCGTCGACCCCGAGATCCGGTTCTACCAGGCCAGTTCCTCGGAGATGTTCGGCAAGGTCCAGGAGGTCCCCCAGACCGAGTCGACCCCCTTCCACCCCCGCAGCCCCTACGGGGTCGCCAAGGTCTACGGGCACTGGATCACCGTGAACTATCGCGAGAGCTACGGCCTGCACGGAACGTCGGGCATCCTGTTCAACCACGAATCGCCCCGCCGCGGCATGGAGTTCGTGACCCGCAAGATCAGCCATGCGGTCGCCCAGATCAAGCTCGGCAGGATCGACGAGTTGCGCCTCGGCAACCTCGACGCGAAGCGGGACTGGGGATTCGCGGGCGACTATGTCGATGCCATGTGGCGGATGCTGCAGCGCGACACACCGGAGGACTACGTCATCTGCACGGGCGAGACGCATTCGGTCCGTGAGTTCTGTGAGCTGGCCTTCTCCCACGTCGATCTGAACTGGGAGGACCATGTCGTCATCGACGAGACGTTCATGCGTCCGGCCGAGGTCGACCTGCTGGTCGGCGACGCGTCGAAGGCGGCCGACGAGCTCGGCTGGGTCCCCGAGACCTCGTTCGCCGATCTGGTCCGCATGATGGTCGATGCCGATCTCGACCTTCTCGAAGGACGCCTTCGCGGCCTCGCGTGA
- the galE gene encoding UDP-glucose 4-epimerase GalE: MATLVTGGAGYIGSHTAVALHEAGRDVVVIDNLSHASVKAIDAVRSLTTPDLVFVEGDLLDTETLDRVFSTHDIDEVVHFAAYKAVGESVEKPLDYYRNNLGSTINLADAMAAHGVGRLVFSSSCTVYGQPEENPVTEAAPTGAESPYGWTKYMSEQILADAARALPIDVVLLRYFNPVGAHPSGSIGEDPTGIPNNLVPFVMQVAVGRLDKVRVFGADYPTRDGSGVRDYIHVMDLAEAHVAALDALAGGLRGATPVNIGTGVGNSVLEVIEAAGAAVGTPIPYEIVERRPGDIAETWAATERAAELLGWRATRGLDEMLRDHWRWQSNNPNGYV; this comes from the coding sequence ATGGCCACTCTCGTCACGGGCGGGGCCGGCTACATCGGATCGCATACCGCCGTCGCGCTCCACGAGGCGGGCCGCGATGTCGTCGTGATCGACAACCTCTCGCACGCCTCTGTCAAGGCCATCGATGCGGTGCGGTCCCTCACCACACCGGACCTCGTGTTCGTCGAGGGTGATCTCCTCGACACCGAGACCCTCGACCGGGTCTTCTCGACCCACGACATCGACGAGGTCGTGCACTTCGCCGCGTACAAGGCGGTGGGGGAGTCGGTGGAGAAGCCCCTCGACTACTACCGCAACAATCTGGGCTCGACGATCAACCTCGCCGATGCGATGGCGGCACACGGAGTCGGCCGCCTGGTGTTCTCCTCGTCGTGCACCGTCTACGGACAGCCGGAGGAGAATCCCGTCACCGAGGCGGCCCCGACGGGTGCGGAGAGCCCCTACGGCTGGACCAAGTACATGAGCGAGCAGATTCTCGCCGACGCGGCCCGTGCGCTGCCGATCGATGTGGTGCTCCTGCGCTATTTCAACCCGGTCGGCGCCCATCCGAGCGGTTCGATCGGCGAGGACCCCACGGGGATTCCCAACAATCTGGTGCCGTTCGTGATGCAGGTCGCCGTCGGACGTCTCGACAAGGTGCGGGTGTTCGGCGCCGACTATCCCACCCGCGACGGCTCGGGCGTGCGCGACTACATCCACGTGATGGATCTGGCCGAGGCCCACGTCGCCGCGCTCGATGCGCTCGCCGGTGGGCTCCGCGGGGCAACGCCGGTCAACATCGGCACGGGTGTCGGCAACAGTGTGCTCGAAGTGATCGAAGCGGCGGGAGCAGCGGTGGGTACGCCGATCCCCTACGAGATCGTCGAGCGGCGCCCGGGCGACATCGCCGAGACCTGGGCCGCGACCGAGCGAGCCGCCGAACTCCTCGGATGGCGGGCGACGCGCGGCCTCGACGAGATGTTGCGCGATCACTGGCGATGGCAGTCCAACAATCCGAACGGCTACGTCTAG
- a CDS encoding thioredoxin family protein has translation MDRVLLVLGGVAIAGFIAALLGRSAAAPAANTHHIPRHLDRNDFSRPDAPWLVAVFTSATCDTCRGVWERARHLESDQVAVVELEVGAEKALHDRYRIDAVPTLVICDATGEVKRAFLGPTTATDLWAAVAEVREPGSVPPDCHTGEI, from the coding sequence ATGGACCGGGTCCTCCTGGTGCTCGGTGGTGTGGCGATCGCCGGGTTCATCGCGGCGCTGCTCGGACGCTCGGCTGCGGCCCCTGCGGCCAACACCCATCACATCCCGCGCCACCTCGACCGCAACGACTTCTCACGACCGGATGCGCCCTGGCTCGTCGCCGTCTTCACGTCGGCCACCTGCGACACCTGTCGGGGAGTGTGGGAGCGGGCCCGGCACCTCGAGAGCGATCAGGTCGCGGTGGTCGAACTCGAAGTGGGGGCCGAGAAGGCACTCCACGATCGCTACAGGATCGACGCCGTTCCGACGCTCGTCATCTGTGATGCCACCGGGGAGGTCAAGCGGGCCTTCCTCGGACCCACCACCGCCACCGACCTGTGGGCCGCCGTCGCCGAGGTCCGTGAACCAGGGTCGGTCCCGCCCGACTGCCACACCGGCGAGATCTAG
- a CDS encoding GDP-mannose 4,6-dehydratase, whose translation MRALVTGANGFVGTHLVTHLRACGDDVVESAVDITERERLAESVARHRPDVVYHLAAQADVGGSWADPIPTLRVNVEGTLNVLDAAVAAGVRRVLAVTSADIYGPVADADLPLTEDQPVRPVSPYGASKASADIMCLTAGLAHGLEVVRARSFNHLGPGQNDKFVASAIASRIVDNERSGETVVRVGNLEARRDFTDVRDVVRAYRLLMTDGDAGEVYHVCSGVDRPIRELAELLISISGREMELVADPDLFRPVDLKVLRGDFSKLRQATGWSPEIDIRTTLADLLHFWRTHPEGVERPLIT comes from the coding sequence ATGCGCGCCCTGGTCACGGGGGCCAACGGTTTCGTTGGGACCCACCTCGTCACTCACCTTCGGGCGTGCGGAGACGATGTCGTCGAGTCGGCGGTCGACATCACCGAACGCGAGCGCCTCGCGGAGAGCGTTGCCCGCCATCGACCCGACGTCGTCTACCACCTCGCGGCCCAGGCCGATGTCGGCGGATCATGGGCCGATCCGATTCCCACCCTCCGGGTCAACGTCGAGGGCACGCTCAACGTGCTCGATGCCGCGGTCGCGGCCGGCGTGCGTCGCGTCCTGGCCGTCACCAGCGCCGACATCTACGGACCGGTGGCCGATGCCGACCTGCCACTGACCGAGGACCAACCGGTTCGTCCGGTCAGCCCATACGGTGCGAGCAAGGCCTCGGCCGACATCATGTGTCTGACCGCCGGCCTCGCGCACGGACTCGAGGTCGTTCGGGCTCGCAGCTTCAACCATCTCGGCCCCGGGCAGAACGACAAGTTCGTCGCCAGCGCCATCGCCAGCCGGATCGTCGACAACGAGCGCAGCGGCGAGACCGTCGTTCGCGTGGGCAATCTCGAGGCCCGACGCGACTTCACCGACGTCCGCGACGTGGTCCGGGCCTATCGGCTCCTGATGACCGATGGCGACGCCGGCGAGGTCTACCACGTCTGTTCGGGTGTCGACCGACCGATCCGTGAGCTCGCCGAGCTGCTGATCTCGATCTCGGGACGCGAGATGGAGCTGGTCGCCGATCCCGACCTCTTCCGCCCGGTCGACCTCAAGGTGCTCCGCGGTGATTTCTCGAAACTCCGGCAGGCCACGGGTTGGTCCCCCGAGATCGACATCCGGACCACACTCGCTGATCTCCTGCACTTCTGGCGCACTCACCCCGAGGGCGTCGAACGTCCCCTGATCACCTGA
- a CDS encoding glycosyltransferase family 2 protein produces MADTPDSSPRDATPSVVAVVVAHDPGDWFEETLESLATQDYGRLSVLVVDAGSTGTLDSRVHAALPGASVVDAGDTVGFSQAANAILDTDIDPAFLLLCHDDVALAPDAVRQLVVESLRSNAGVAGPKLVDWYRTDRLQHVGYSVDRFAVAADIVDPGELDQEQHDAVADVFALPSACMLVRTGLFRSLGGFDPGIPYRGEDIDLCWRAHLLGARVLVVPDARVRHREDLYGRTGVDDIRRTRARNQLRTVLVTGSRLSLLLTLPMLALLSLGEAGLALLTGRISHVRDVLSSWLWNIRRLGEVRSRRRALRPLIRARHGDVRAMQEGGSVRINAFVRGQIGRRTNDQQIRTVMRTGTARIAALSAAIVVLFVLFGSRTLISDGVPAVGDFLGFGGSSGDLVGEWWSGWRHRDLGSPGTPRSGVVPIAVLTWLSGGAAGLVRLAWILGPVLAGLLGAWRMLVVTGSRRAQTGALLAYAVVPLPWVAIESASIAGLYGYAVAPWVLAALLHGEATSPFRSVAGPWKSAVGTAAGLGVSLGVATLFDPAVVVVVVPSLAGILLAALLTGRMNGLVRLFAVTVMGAVVAAAMALPQVLDQLSTGVSWAPFADGRSGGATDLALGDIVAFAVGTADASPLTYLLAVPLALAVLVGRSWRFTLAARGWMVALASWALVWAASWGVLPFGLPDPALLLAPAAAGVALATGAAVAVAEHDMRRAGFGWRQALLPMAILGAFLASIPTLALAESGRWDLPRGDFSDALPFADPADSGSYRVLWIAAPENIPGGGRSLTDTLAWSTSFDGLPIVADAGPAADEGAAALVPALLGSAFDGETMRLGRTLGGLGIRYIVVLDRLAPAPFSTTGREVDPLVAESFARQLDLRRVEGINTAMALYVNTEWSSVRAAASVGFDDGRENVADLAAAPLVGTVGVLSGRDTEVSGLVPEGTEIYLAQSPDTGWKLQVEGDRTGRRRSLGWATAFLPDRGGEALLSYDTPVWRQAALLFQAFAFVLAFVVVARLRLGGRRSVR; encoded by the coding sequence GTGGCCGACACACCCGACTCCTCGCCTCGCGACGCAACCCCTTCGGTGGTTGCCGTCGTTGTCGCCCACGACCCCGGCGACTGGTTCGAGGAGACGCTCGAGAGCCTCGCGACCCAGGACTACGGCCGCTTGTCGGTGCTGGTCGTCGATGCAGGCAGCACGGGAACTCTCGACAGTCGCGTCCACGCCGCCCTTCCGGGAGCGTCGGTGGTCGATGCGGGCGACACCGTCGGTTTCTCCCAAGCGGCCAACGCGATCCTCGACACCGACATCGACCCGGCGTTTCTCCTGCTCTGCCACGACGATGTGGCCCTCGCACCCGACGCAGTGCGGCAGCTGGTCGTCGAATCCCTGCGGTCCAACGCGGGAGTGGCCGGGCCCAAGCTCGTGGATTGGTATCGCACCGATCGTCTCCAGCATGTCGGCTACAGCGTCGATCGATTCGCGGTCGCGGCCGACATCGTCGATCCCGGAGAGCTCGATCAGGAGCAGCACGACGCCGTCGCCGACGTCTTCGCGCTCCCGTCGGCGTGCATGCTGGTCCGCACCGGTCTGTTTCGCTCGCTCGGCGGCTTCGACCCCGGCATCCCCTACCGGGGTGAGGACATCGACCTGTGTTGGCGAGCGCACCTGCTCGGGGCACGGGTGCTCGTCGTACCCGACGCCCGGGTCCGTCACCGCGAGGACCTCTACGGTCGGACCGGGGTCGACGACATCCGCCGAACAAGGGCGCGAAACCAACTCCGAACCGTGCTCGTCACCGGGAGCCGGCTCTCGTTGCTCCTGACGTTGCCGATGCTCGCACTGCTCTCGCTGGGCGAGGCCGGTCTCGCGCTGCTCACCGGTCGCATCTCACATGTGCGAGACGTGTTGTCCTCCTGGCTCTGGAACATCCGTCGTCTCGGCGAGGTGCGGTCGCGACGGCGGGCGCTGCGACCCCTCATCCGGGCCCGTCACGGCGACGTTCGGGCGATGCAGGAAGGTGGCAGCGTTCGGATCAACGCGTTCGTGCGGGGACAGATCGGCCGGCGGACCAACGACCAGCAGATCCGCACGGTCATGCGCACGGGTACGGCCCGGATCGCCGCGCTGAGCGCCGCAATCGTCGTGCTGTTCGTGCTGTTCGGCAGTCGCACCCTCATCTCCGACGGTGTCCCCGCGGTGGGTGATTTCCTCGGGTTCGGGGGCTCATCGGGCGATCTGGTCGGGGAGTGGTGGAGCGGGTGGCGCCATCGCGACCTCGGGAGTCCGGGCACCCCCCGTAGCGGGGTGGTGCCCATCGCGGTCCTGACCTGGCTGTCGGGAGGGGCCGCCGGACTCGTTCGTCTGGCGTGGATTCTCGGGCCGGTGCTCGCGGGTCTCCTCGGTGCCTGGCGGATGCTCGTCGTCACCGGTTCGCGGCGGGCTCAGACCGGCGCCCTGCTCGCGTACGCGGTGGTGCCGCTCCCGTGGGTGGCGATCGAATCGGCCTCGATCGCCGGTCTCTACGGCTACGCGGTGGCGCCGTGGGTACTGGCCGCGTTGTTGCACGGAGAGGCGACATCGCCGTTCCGTAGCGTCGCCGGCCCGTGGAAGTCGGCGGTCGGCACGGCCGCCGGTCTCGGCGTGTCGCTCGGGGTCGCGACCCTGTTCGACCCCGCAGTGGTGGTGGTCGTCGTCCCGAGCCTCGCCGGGATCCTCCTCGCGGCGCTGCTGACGGGGCGCATGAACGGTCTCGTCCGCCTGTTCGCCGTCACGGTGATGGGCGCGGTCGTCGCTGCGGCGATGGCGCTTCCCCAGGTACTCGACCAGCTGTCGACCGGTGTTTCCTGGGCACCGTTCGCCGACGGTCGGAGCGGCGGTGCCACCGATCTCGCGCTCGGCGACATCGTCGCCTTCGCGGTCGGCACCGCCGACGCATCCCCGCTGACCTACCTGCTGGCCGTGCCGCTGGCCCTGGCGGTGCTCGTCGGCCGTTCGTGGCGCTTCACGCTCGCGGCACGGGGCTGGATGGTCGCCCTGGCGTCGTGGGCGCTGGTCTGGGCGGCGTCGTGGGGGGTGCTCCCGTTCGGGCTGCCCGATCCCGCCCTGCTGCTCGCCCCCGCGGCTGCCGGTGTCGCGCTCGCCACGGGTGCGGCCGTTGCCGTCGCCGAGCACGACATGCGTCGAGCCGGGTTCGGTTGGCGCCAGGCGTTGCTCCCGATGGCGATCCTGGGCGCCTTCCTCGCGTCCATCCCGACCCTCGCGCTCGCCGAGAGCGGACGCTGGGATCTTCCGCGCGGCGACTTCAGCGATGCCCTTCCCTTCGCCGATCCCGCCGACAGTGGGAGCTATCGGGTGTTGTGGATCGCCGCTCCGGAGAACATCCCGGGAGGTGGTCGTTCATTGACCGACACGCTGGCCTGGTCGACGAGCTTCGACGGATTGCCGATCGTGGCCGATGCGGGACCGGCCGCCGACGAGGGCGCCGCCGCCCTCGTCCCCGCGTTGCTCGGGTCGGCGTTCGACGGCGAGACGATGCGACTCGGTCGAACCCTCGGCGGCTTGGGCATCCGCTACATCGTGGTGCTCGATCGTCTCGCGCCGGCACCGTTCAGTACCACCGGACGCGAGGTCGACCCACTCGTTGCGGAGTCCTTCGCCCGTCAACTCGATCTGCGACGTGTCGAGGGGATCAACACCGCCATGGCGCTCTATGTCAACACCGAGTGGAGCAGTGTGCGCGCCGCCGCGAGCGTGGGGTTCGATGACGGGCGCGAGAACGTCGCCGATCTGGCCGCCGCGCCGCTCGTCGGCACCGTGGGTGTGCTCAGCGGCCGCGACACCGAGGTCAGCGGCCTCGTCCCCGAGGGCACCGAGATCTACCTGGCTCAGAGCCCCGACACGGGTTGGAAGTTGCAGGTCGAGGGTGACCGCACGGGCCGTCGGCGGAGTCTGGGCTGGGCGACCGCCTTCCTGCCCGACCGGGGCGGTGAAGCGTTGCTCAGCTACGACACCCCGGTGTGGCGCCAAGCGGCCCTGCTCTTCCAGGCGTTCGCGTTCGTGCTCGCCTTCGTGGTGGTGGCCCGTCTTCGGCTCGGTGGCCGTCGGAGTGTCCGATGA